The following coding sequences lie in one Chelmon rostratus isolate fCheRos1 chromosome 2, fCheRos1.pri, whole genome shotgun sequence genomic window:
- the alpl gene encoding alkaline phosphatase, tissue-nonspecific isozyme yields the protein MLWLSRVTRQPRRDDNMKVTALLIICSCLILGSLGKPQFPEQEKDPKFWNTWAQRTLKNALTLQNLNQNKAKNLVFFLGDGMGVPTVTAARILKGQLNGQSGEETQLEMDKFPFVSLAKTYNTNAQVPDSAGTATAYLCGVKANEGTVGVSAAAVRSKCKTTQGNEVTSILRWAKDAGKSVGIVTTTRVNHATPSAAYAHSVDRDWYSDNEMPAEALQDGCKDIARQLFENIPNIDVIMGGGRKYMFPKNTSDVEYPGIAKHSGTRKDGRNLVQEWTDRMKDKKGHYVWNKKQLLSLNPNNVDYLLGLFEPGDLTYDLERNTETDPSLTEMVEVAIKILRKNPSGFFLLVEGGRIDHGHHDGKAKQALHEAVEMDRAIGRADLMTSIHDTLTIVTADHSHVFNFGGYTARGNTIFGLAPMLSDIDQKPFTSILYGNGPGYKIVNGARENVSTIDYQENNYQAQSAVPLSMETHGGEDVAVFAKGPLAHLLHGVHEQNYIPHVMAYAGCIGQNREHCLRGSGASGLRPILSSIAALFTVTRLLC from the exons ATGTTATGGCTGTCTAGAGTCACACGTCAGCCACGCAGAGACGACAACATGAAGGTGACAGCCCTGCTCATCATTTGCTCCTGTCTGATCCTGGGGAGTTTGGGAAAGCCACAGTTCCCTG AACAAGAGAAAGATCCCAAGTTCTGGAATACTTGGGCCCAGCGGACCCTGAAGAACGCCCTGACGCTGCAAAatctcaatcaaaacaaagcaaagaatCTCGTCTTCTTTCTTGGAGATG GGATGGGCGTTCCCACGGTGACGGCTGCTCGAATACTGAAGGGTCAGCTGAACGGACAGAGCGGAGAGGAGACGCAGCTGGAGATGGACAAGTTCCCTTTTGTGTCTTTGGCCAAG ACATACAACACTAACGCGCAGGTGCCAGACAGTGCTGGTACCGCCACGGCTTACCTCTGCGGGGTCAAGGCCAACGAGGGCACGGTGGGAGTGAGTGCAGCTGCTGTCCGGTCCAAGTGTAAAACCACACAGGGCAATGAGGTCACCTCCATCCTCAGATGGGCGAAGGACGCAG GCAAGTCAGTGGGAATAGTGACAACGACCCGAGTCAACCACGCGACTCCGAGCGCCGCATACGCCCACAGCGTGGACAGAGACTGGTACTCCGACAATGAGATGCCAgctgaagcactgcaggacGGCTGCAAGGATATCGCCAGACAACTCTTTGAAAACATTCCCAACATTGAT GTGATTatgggtggagggaggaagtATATGTTCCCTAAAAACACGTCGGACGTCGAGTACCCCGGCATTGCGAAGCACAGCGGCACAAGAAAAGATGGACGAAACCTGGTGCAGGAATGGACTGACCGAATGAAGGACAAA AAGGGCCATTATGTATGGAACAAGAAGCAGCTCTTATCACTGAACCCTAACAACGTGGATTACTTATTGG GCCTATTTGAACCTGGGGATCTGACATATGACTTGGAGAGGAACACTGAGACCGATCCTTCGCTGACAGAGATGGTGGAGGTGGCCATCAAGATCCTGAGGAAGAACCCCAGTGGATTTTTCCTGCTTGTAGAAG GAGGGCGTATCGACCACGGACACCATGACGGCAAGGCCAAGCAGGCTCTGCATGAAGCTGTGGAAATGGACAGAGCCATCGGCCGGGCAGACCTCATGACCAGCATCCACGATACACTGACCATAGTCACCGCTGACCATTCTCATGTGTTCAACTTCGGAGGCTACACCGCCAGGGGAAACACGATATTTG gtctCGCCCCAATGTTGAGTGATATTGACCAGAAGCCCTTCACCTCCATCTTATATGGAAACGGACCAGGTTACAAAATTGTTAACGGTGCGAGGGAGAACGTCTCCACTATTGACTACC aggaaaacaacTACCAGGCGCAGTCAGCTGTACCTCTGAGCATGGAGACTCACGGAGGAGAGGATGTGGCTGTGTTTGCTAAAGGTCCCCTGGCTCACCTGCTGCACGGCGTCCATGAGCAGAACTACATCCCCCACGTCATGGCGTATGCAGGCTGCATCGGCCAGAACAGGGAACACTGTTTGCGAGGCAGCGGGGCTTCTGGTTTGCGCCCCATCCTGTCCTCCATCGCAGCCCTTTTCACAGTCACCCGACTTCTGTGCTGA